CTATTTACGAACATCgcaatgtaataaatttgatcaGTATTTAGTACCCTTTATTATGACTTTTAACAAAGTGAATTTTACTTTGgaagaaatcttttttttttgcaaaaaaagtcgtttaaataaatttaaaagaaataaccGCGATTTTTTGCtcgatacaatatttttataaaatgcataCATTTCCTCTCATACATTCatttaattctcttttctACTCCATCACGTTGAAAAAACTTCCTAActcttttttacaaaataaaatgctaTAAAAGAAGCCCTAAAGGAAGAGCATAACTATCTGTCTCATTCATCTTGGTCGTTTGGCCtcgattctttatataatcaaggtacaataaaaaaatgttcgtttctttcttgtaTGAAATAAAAGGCACCAAGTTTTGCCAAACATTTAGTTTGTTCATAGGAGTTTCtatctttcaatttaatattgaataaaaatagcatCCTACAATGgatttaaacatttatgcAATTACTCATTTCCTACATTTCGAGATACGTTCTGACAGGATTTCTCTTGGAAAATCAAgcaattcgtatatttttacataataattctCGATTTCTTGTAAAATACGTAACGTGCTTTCACAAAGTCTAATTAAACAATCTATATAGTAAtgttttgcaataaaaaatacgtttaCATCATCAATTCTGTATTTGAGTAAACTCGCATGCAGGtagtaataattttgaaagataatcttttaatatattcaatattcatttccATAAATGTGCAAGCATTAATTGAAGTTTACTTCAGCGCAAGTTTCTCAAATAAAGTacttttgtttcataaatacGGAATTATTAGAGTAATTTTCTGACATTTGGTAATAACCATAATAAGCAAGTTACTGaaaaaatatgtcaaataGTACAcatcaatttcattgaaacttTGTACTTCTCTCAAAGTATATAATagtgtgtgtatatatttgttcatGTCactaaatatatgaaataaatgtataatatgacataaaatatgaaatatttagaaatatcaaacttttatggaaacaaaacataataatagcTATAAGTTTTTATGAACCTACAGTGTGCAACAAATTatactctctctttctctctctccctttctctcaaTGTACACTAAAATGCTTAGAAATGAACATATCAAATTAGAATATAAGTCTTTTGGTATCATATCGTAagtcataaataattatagtatatCTCCATTAATTCAGCTAATTTCCACATTTAAGAAGTGGCtgtgatatatataattaaatctaatCATAATCATAAATGATGAAATCATTATGTAACACGAAATCCAATTTCTAGGCCATCAggctaaaataaataaatacaataaatcatacataaaaaaaaaagtatgtgTGTTTTCAACTTTTGTAACAACTTACATATTTCGACAtgctttcataaaataatacatatataacaaaaagGTATAACATGAAATTCACAATGTATACTTAAAATTTAGTTAGTTTTTACTACATAGATAAGTTACTTGAGTGTCTACAAATACAAATCATCTTTTgtagttaaatatattaaaattatgtaataaatgcGAAGTATGTTTGAAGACACTCACAGTTTTCACTGAtacaatttgcaattttatgttcttctttctctttcatattaaatttcaacaaCTGTGCAATTCTCTGTCATACcattcatatatatacatttaatgtaAGAACTATAATGTATATTCTATCAGTAAATCAAAACGATTATATTATACCATTACATTCGCCACTTTTCTCATCGCTGTTTGTACTATTCGTTTAAAAGTActgaaagaatatatatagagTATAACACACAGACGGCTTACAACAGAACTTTTTTACGCAGCTtgatgtataattaataaattgcattaaaaaatatgaatgtcggaaatttttaaaactggTATCGATTATACCATTATAGTAATCTAATTTGAATCTGCTCCAGTAGGAACAGTTACTTTTCTTACTCTTTCTTTTGACAATACCGTCGACAGGGCGGATCTTGTAAAATGTTACTCAATTATTTGTGCAAAATAGAATCCGTCGATATGAATTCTAGGAGAAAAAATTTTCTCCGTTAAAAATGCTCTCTTTCCGACTATTTTCTTTTGCACAAACTGATGTTCGTTATTTTAAGCTCACTCGACTTAATTTTCATGTAACATGCTAAAAAGTAAAGTACATTAGGTAGTACGAAGTTCAAGTTATTAGTGGTAAAGTTTAAGAATTTTCGGAATGCTCGGAAGCTTCAAAGGAAACGAAACTTTTAGTCGAGTAAGCTTTCGATATTGAATACTATAAGGGCATGATAAATTCATGGTCCCATACACATTTCAAGGATGTTTCGACTAGATGATACATTAATGTACTAAACATCGTGCCAGCGATACGTTACACTTGCATCATATACTCGCATGAAACGAGATTGCATTACATATTCCTACACATTATATCACACAAACTTACTTAGATTGTATATATCCTGGGTGTTCGTTATGCAAAAATCTTCTTTGTTCAAGTCATAATACAATAAGATCTCatcttatataaaattataatttatgggACTAGTGTGTTAGTAGGCCTGCATGCTCTTGTGCTAACGTTCCATTCTCAGGTGCTACTGGCTTATTTTCAAAACTAAAAGACGTAGGCACGCAGTTAGCTTAATTTCATACGCTTTGGTTGACTTGTGTTTGACGCATCtaaaaaaacatttctaaattacaaattccatGTAAATGGgtaaaatttatggaaaatattaagCAAACATAACTTACCTCCATTAGAAGTGGCCCCAAACGCGCTAACTAAAGAGCAATTTTGACTtttctgaaagaaaataaaaacagctATTAATCCAATAAtcactaaaaatattatatcttacatTGTCTGACAAGAATACACACATCTCCCATTACTGCTATTGGAGTTGTCCCTGTGGCAACTGCTACTTGATGCTCaatcaaataaaacatatactCATCGTACAATAATCGAATTAGATGAAAAGATCCGAAACTTGCTGCGCTTCTTAAAGTAAGGTCACGAATAACCATGGAACTAttgaatgaataataaaataataatcaaagatATAAGGaattaatcgtaattttttacatatttgaaataattacctATAAAAGGACCATTTGAGCAAAAATTGTCGAGCGGCCTTTGCAAATGTTGGCTTTTCCTCGAACGGTTTAAGAACTTGAGTCACAACGCTCTTTAACCAAATTGCCCAATCTTCCAATGAATTTTGTTGTTGTAATGTTACCTTAAAGTCTGCTTCCAGACGTTGTACCATTGCGTAATCGCATTGGCATACCCACGAAGcctgtaaaatatacatatatgcatctTTCAGTGTTAGAAgagatacattttatattaaattattaagcCTTAATAAATTAGATACCTGTTCTTGCACATTATGAAAATCAACGCGATTCAGATCAGCTAGcatttgatttatttgacTAGAATTCTGAAGCACTGCACGTGCAGCTTGAGCAAGGTGATTCAACGATGTATAACGCCTTAGTGTCTGAGCAAACGCAGATACAGCAGtcaactaaaataaaatattgttaaaaacgatataattctttattattttttaatactaccTTTATTTGAGTCATTTCTTCAGGGCAATCAGCCATTGCTGACGTCAACCACGATTCTAGTccttttgcaaaatttctgaTAGACTGTGTTAATGAACCTGGAAATTGTACATCAATTGTTACCGtaataatattgcaaatatataatgGCGTGATCAATTCAACTCACTCGGTATGGGTCGCAATACATTAGGCATTAGTACTTCTactaaattttgataaaatgtataatcaACTTTTCTTATGAAATCTTGAACTTCTGAACATTTACACATCTGATATAACTTAGTCCTAAACAAACAGTATAAAATGTCTTAAAAcctttttcagaaatttctttaaaaaatcgagTATAAAAATCTtactttgataaatatttttcttcctcacATTCATCACCATTATTATTGTCCTGGCTACGCCAAAATTCTCTCCAAAGACTTTCTACAGTAGCGAACTCAAAGTTGAGAACAGCATCTAAAAAGGCTTCACAATGTTCTCTGTATATACTACGAAACGTATCAATATCCTCTAACGTGCAATCTTCCGGAAGGGACGAACCATGACCGACTATTATTTCTGGAAATTCTGGAATAGCACCACTCGCCTCACCCAGATATTGATGATATTGTGGCGGCGAATTGTTCGAAGAAATGTTCGTATTAGAATGCGCATTGTTCTCATATGTAGTATCCTGTTTTTGGTTCACGAATTTGAATCGTTTCGTTTGCGAATTTGTACCATGTTGCTGACGCGGTGTTCCATCTTCATTTAGCATGACTAAAGGAGAACTGGGTTTAACACGAATTCCATAATAATGATACTTTGAGTTTCCCCTGTGGAAGATGATAGTGATTAAAACATAATCATTTACAacatacaattaaaatataatacagagTGTATTTAGGAAAAACAATAAAGTCCTTTACCTTGTGCCCAATCGTCTGGTTCTTAAACCCAAAAAAACGGAACGTATTAATTTCCCAAAACTTGCGGCATTTACAGGATCTAACTTATTTTCGGAACAGTGACGTAGATAATGATTGTAAAGTGTGGATCTTGGAAGAGAAACACCATCTgctgtttcataattttcaagcAACCAATGAACCTGATTACATAGAATTCATTATAAACttcagaattatattattaacgaacAACAGatatataacactatatacataaaaaatcagaaaataaaatgctaaTTCAAACTACATACAACACCCACACGTGctagtaatatttatgttagaAAAAATCTTTCTTGCATTATTGGcgaatcaaattaaattttgagcTTGTATAAAGCACTTCTAAAGAAGCAGTTTTGCATGCTACAACAAATTAGTACAGCTAAGCTTACAAATAGAGATTATGTATCAGCTTACTGTTGCTTGGGAAACTCTAGTGGCATGCGTCATATTTGCAGCTGCTGCTGCAGCATCTTCCACGGTGACAGCAGTACTTCCTGAATTACCGCTGATCAAGTATGCCCCTCCACCCCCGCTAACCACAGTTTCCTATCAAACACCCAACATACCAATACCACATTAAATCccaatttcgaaaaaatagcTTCATTATAGATCACCattcgttatttaatattctagaGCAACtcgatacaaatttatatcatataaaaaaagagtctatatatatatacagagtttcgcaaaataataaagaaattgaaagcaaTGGGAACCATAAACATGCATTGTTATCTTACCGCATTTTCTGTTTGCGGACTAGCACGTGCAGCGGCTGCAGATATTAACGCGTGTGCTGTCGGATCCCCATCTACAACACTCTGTTGAATAAGGTACGTGCCATTGCCCTGGGATAACAATTGTCCAGTTGTAGAATTTGAACCTTGACCAGTAACCTacatacaatgaaatattattcacgATAATACTAAAAGCCACACATTACGCTAGAATTACAGTTACATCCATTAATAGCAGATAagatcttttataaattacctGAGCGTAAGTTACTGGTGTGGTTGCTGGTGTGTAGTACTGACTGGATGCAGGAGTATACATCGCTCCTGCTTCTCCAACAGCATATACAGGGTATGTCCTATGGAtggtaaattataaaatttagtggaacaattgaatataatattgatatactTACATCTGGCCATTTGTCGGTATATACGTAGAACCATCCCCCTCAACATATTGAACATAGGTAGGATGAGAAACCGACTCGGACCCCACCGCTTCCGGTTCACCAGACACTGAAACAAACGCGGTATAtctcaatatatttatatagacaACACTTTCACACGAATTAAGCTTCGTGAAATGCATAATATTTAGGAGTTACGCAGTTGTATCTTGCCAATCACTAGAAAAAATAGAGTGCATTTAAGTAAGCGCTTCCactcttaaaataaaaattaatatctacaCGTACTTaaatttgttcatatttttctttattattcatcCATATAAAAAACGTA
This is a stretch of genomic DNA from Bombus pyrosoma isolate SC7728 linkage group LG16, ASM1482585v1, whole genome shotgun sequence. It encodes these proteins:
- the LOC122576526 gene encoding DNA-binding protein RFX2 isoform X1, which translates into the protein MKTDSSLHKRGGSSSGDTVGVERGEGVIAMTTTGAQYALAASTRANNSGGSSTTVGVEPKPSVVVVTTSSSSGSGNAAQSQSTRGQQLITVVTSPDPSSPNNLQPIQLLVQDPLETAADSSNGSTGTPAHVTAQVVVNTTHSGQHTLVDSDAASTSAGTIVSGSPHFITVTGTSDSPSYASLTTAVVSGEPEAVGSESVSHPTYVQYVEGDGSTYIPTNGQMTYPVYAVGEAGAMYTPASSQYYTPATTPVTYAQVTGQGSNSTTGQLLSQGNGTYLIQQSVVDGDPTAHALISAAAARASPQTENAETVVSGGGGAYLISGNSGSTAVTVEDAAAAAANMTHATRVSQATVHWLLENYETADGVSLPRSTLYNHYLRHCSENKLDPVNAASFGKLIRSVFLGLRTRRLGTRGNSKYHYYGIRVKPSSPLVMLNEDGTPRQQHGTNSQTKRFKFVNQKQDTTYENNAHSNTNISSNNSPPQYHQYLGEASGAIPEFPEIIVGHGSSLPEDCTLEDIDTFRSIYREHCEAFLDAVLNFEFATVESLWREFWRSQDNNNGDECEEEKYLSKTKLYQMCKCSEVQDFIRKVDYTFYQNLVEVLMPNVLRPIPSSLTQSIRNFAKGLESWLTSAMADCPEEMTQIKLTAVSAFAQTLRRYTSLNHLAQAARAVLQNSSQINQMLADLNRVDFHNVQEQASWVCQCDYAMVQRLEADFKVTLQQQNSLEDWAIWLKSVVTQVLKPFEEKPTFAKAARQFLLKWSFYSSMVIRDLTLRSAASFGSFHLIRLLYDEYMFYLIEHQVAVATGTTPIAVMGDKSQNCSLVSAFGATSNGDASNTSQPKRMKLS
- the LOC122576526 gene encoding DNA-binding protein RFX2 isoform X2, which codes for MKTDSSLHKRGGSSSGDTVGVERGEGVIAMTTTGAQYALAASTRANNSGGSSTTVGVEPKPSVVVVTTSSSSGSGNAAQSQSTRGQQLITVVTSPDPSSPNNLQPIQDPLETAADSSNGSTGTPAHVTAQVVVNTTHSGQHTLVDSDAASTSAGTIVSGSPHFITVTGTSDSPSYASLTTAVVSGEPEAVGSESVSHPTYVQYVEGDGSTYIPTNGQMTYPVYAVGEAGAMYTPASSQYYTPATTPVTYAQVTGQGSNSTTGQLLSQGNGTYLIQQSVVDGDPTAHALISAAAARASPQTENAETVVSGGGGAYLISGNSGSTAVTVEDAAAAAANMTHATRVSQATVHWLLENYETADGVSLPRSTLYNHYLRHCSENKLDPVNAASFGKLIRSVFLGLRTRRLGTRGNSKYHYYGIRVKPSSPLVMLNEDGTPRQQHGTNSQTKRFKFVNQKQDTTYENNAHSNTNISSNNSPPQYHQYLGEASGAIPEFPEIIVGHGSSLPEDCTLEDIDTFRSIYREHCEAFLDAVLNFEFATVESLWREFWRSQDNNNGDECEEEKYLSKTKLYQMCKCSEVQDFIRKVDYTFYQNLVEVLMPNVLRPIPSSLTQSIRNFAKGLESWLTSAMADCPEEMTQIKLTAVSAFAQTLRRYTSLNHLAQAARAVLQNSSQINQMLADLNRVDFHNVQEQASWVCQCDYAMVQRLEADFKVTLQQQNSLEDWAIWLKSVVTQVLKPFEEKPTFAKAARQFLLKWSFYSSMVIRDLTLRSAASFGSFHLIRLLYDEYMFYLIEHQVAVATGTTPIAVMGDKSQNCSLVSAFGATSNGDASNTSQPKRMKLS
- the LOC122576526 gene encoding DNA-binding protein RFX2 isoform X4; the protein is MTTTGAQYALAASTRANNSGGSSTTVGVEPKPSVVVVTTSSSSGSGNAAQSQSTRGQQLITVVTSPDPSSPNNLQPIQLLVQDPLETAADSSNGSTGTPAHVTAQVVVNTTHSGQHTLVDSDAASTSAGTIVSGSPHFITVTGTSDSPSYASLTTAVVSGEPEAVGSESVSHPTYVQYVEGDGSTYIPTNGQMTYPVYAVGEAGAMYTPASSQYYTPATTPVTYAQVTGQGSNSTTGQLLSQGNGTYLIQQSVVDGDPTAHALISAAAARASPQTENAETVVSGGGGAYLISGNSGSTAVTVEDAAAAAANMTHATRVSQATVHWLLENYETADGVSLPRSTLYNHYLRHCSENKLDPVNAASFGKLIRSVFLGLRTRRLGTRGNSKYHYYGIRVKPSSPLVMLNEDGTPRQQHGTNSQTKRFKFVNQKQDTTYENNAHSNTNISSNNSPPQYHQYLGEASGAIPEFPEIIVGHGSSLPEDCTLEDIDTFRSIYREHCEAFLDAVLNFEFATVESLWREFWRSQDNNNGDECEEEKYLSKTKLYQMCKCSEVQDFIRKVDYTFYQNLVEVLMPNVLRPIPSSLTQSIRNFAKGLESWLTSAMADCPEEMTQIKLTAVSAFAQTLRRYTSLNHLAQAARAVLQNSSQINQMLADLNRVDFHNVQEQASWVCQCDYAMVQRLEADFKVTLQQQNSLEDWAIWLKSVVTQVLKPFEEKPTFAKAARQFLLKWSFYSSMVIRDLTLRSAASFGSFHLIRLLYDEYMFYLIEHQVAVATGTTPIAVMGDKSQNCSLVSAFGATSNGDASNTSQPKRMKLS
- the LOC122576526 gene encoding DNA-binding protein RFX2 isoform X3 encodes the protein MKTDSSLHKRGGSSSGDTVGVERGEGVIAMTTTGAQYALAASTRANNSGGSSTTVGVEPKPSVVVVTTSSSSGSGNAAQSQSTRGQQLITVVTSPDPSSPNNLQPIQLLVQDPLETAADSSNGSTGTPAHVTAQVVVNTTHSGQHTLVDSDAASTSAGTIVSGSPHFITVTVSGEPEAVGSESVSHPTYVQYVEGDGSTYIPTNGQMTYPVYAVGEAGAMYTPASSQYYTPATTPVTYAQVTGQGSNSTTGQLLSQGNGTYLIQQSVVDGDPTAHALISAAAARASPQTENAETVVSGGGGAYLISGNSGSTAVTVEDAAAAAANMTHATRVSQATVHWLLENYETADGVSLPRSTLYNHYLRHCSENKLDPVNAASFGKLIRSVFLGLRTRRLGTRGNSKYHYYGIRVKPSSPLVMLNEDGTPRQQHGTNSQTKRFKFVNQKQDTTYENNAHSNTNISSNNSPPQYHQYLGEASGAIPEFPEIIVGHGSSLPEDCTLEDIDTFRSIYREHCEAFLDAVLNFEFATVESLWREFWRSQDNNNGDECEEEKYLSKTKLYQMCKCSEVQDFIRKVDYTFYQNLVEVLMPNVLRPIPSSLTQSIRNFAKGLESWLTSAMADCPEEMTQIKLTAVSAFAQTLRRYTSLNHLAQAARAVLQNSSQINQMLADLNRVDFHNVQEQASWVCQCDYAMVQRLEADFKVTLQQQNSLEDWAIWLKSVVTQVLKPFEEKPTFAKAARQFLLKWSFYSSMVIRDLTLRSAASFGSFHLIRLLYDEYMFYLIEHQVAVATGTTPIAVMGDKSQNCSLVSAFGATSNGDASNTSQPKRMKLS